A single Providencia manganoxydans DNA region contains:
- the fre gene encoding NAD(P)H-flavin reductase, whose protein sequence is MATLSCKVTSVESITDTVYRVILLPDGPFHFKAGQYLMVIMDERDKRPFSMASTPANNETIELHIGASEINLYAMAVMDRILDQRRIDIDIPHGKAWFRENSQNPMILVAGGTGFSYTHSVLLAALMENPSRDITFYWGGRQLEHLYDLGELQALSERYANLKIVPIVEQPDGSWRGRSGTVLSAVLDDFGDLSAYDIYIAGRFEMAKIARERFCAERGAKPEQLFGDAYEFI, encoded by the coding sequence ATGGCAACTTTGAGCTGCAAAGTCACATCTGTTGAATCTATCACTGATACCGTTTATCGGGTTATTTTGTTGCCAGATGGGCCCTTTCATTTTAAAGCAGGTCAATATCTTATGGTCATAATGGATGAGCGAGATAAACGCCCGTTCTCTATGGCCTCAACACCTGCAAATAACGAAACAATTGAGCTTCACATTGGTGCTTCTGAAATTAATCTTTATGCAATGGCTGTTATGGATAGGATTTTAGATCAGCGCCGTATTGATATTGATATACCTCATGGCAAAGCATGGTTTAGAGAAAATAGCCAAAATCCGATGATCTTAGTTGCAGGCGGAACCGGATTCTCTTACACGCACTCAGTATTACTCGCTGCTTTAATGGAAAATCCTTCCCGTGATATCACTTTCTATTGGGGTGGACGCCAGTTAGAGCATCTATATGATTTAGGTGAACTCCAAGCCTTAAGTGAACGCTATGCTAATCTGAAAATCGTTCCTATTGTTGAGCAGCCTGATGGCTCTTGGAGAGGACGCTCAGGCACAGTACTCAGTGCTGTTTTAGACGATTTTGGTGATTTATCTGCTTATGATATTTATATCGCGGGTCGTTTTGAGATGGCTAAAATCGCAAGAGAACGTTTTTGCGCTGAGCGTGGTGCAAAGCCAGAGCAGCTGTTTGGTGATGCTTACGAGTTTATTTAG
- the fadA gene encoding acetyl-CoA C-acyltransferase FadA, whose translation MENVVIIDGIRTPMGRSKGGVFRQVRAEDLSAHLMNAIFERNPNASKKELDDIIWGCVQQTLEQGFNVAKNAALLTDIPHTVPAVTVNRLCGSSMQAIHDASRLIMTGDASSVLIGGVEHMGHVPMTHGIDFNPKLTLRVAKAAGAMGLTAEMLAKMYKISREEQDAFALRSHQRAAQATKNGSFKHEISPIAGHDSSGNLFAVDYDEVIRFDASLEGLASLRPAFDPVSGTVTAGNSSALSDGASAMLITSENYARNKGIKPRARIRSMAVVGCDPSTMGFGPVPATELALKRAGLSLADIDVIELNEAFAAQSIACLKGLKLPENQIDEKVNLNGGAIALGHPLGCSGARITTALLNQLEQKDKQFGLATMCIGFGQGIATIIERI comes from the coding sequence ATGGAAAATGTCGTTATTATCGATGGAATACGTACACCAATGGGGCGTTCAAAAGGTGGTGTATTTCGCCAAGTCCGAGCGGAAGACCTCTCTGCACATCTGATGAATGCAATTTTTGAACGTAACCCAAATGCCAGTAAAAAAGAATTGGATGACATCATTTGGGGATGTGTGCAACAAACGCTTGAACAAGGGTTTAATGTCGCTAAGAATGCAGCATTACTTACTGATATTCCTCATACTGTACCAGCTGTAACAGTTAACCGCCTATGCGGTTCGTCTATGCAGGCTATTCATGATGCAAGCCGGCTAATCATGACAGGCGATGCCAGTTCGGTCTTAATTGGTGGAGTCGAACATATGGGTCATGTTCCAATGACTCATGGTATTGATTTTAACCCTAAGCTCACGCTACGAGTGGCTAAAGCAGCAGGCGCTATGGGGTTAACTGCTGAAATGCTAGCTAAAATGTATAAAATAAGCCGTGAAGAGCAAGACGCATTTGCACTTCGCTCTCATCAAAGAGCAGCTCAGGCAACCAAAAATGGTTCATTTAAGCATGAAATATCCCCTATTGCTGGGCACGATAGTAGCGGGAACCTGTTTGCTGTCGATTACGATGAAGTTATTCGCTTTGATGCTAGTTTAGAAGGATTAGCATCATTAAGACCCGCTTTTGATCCCGTAAGTGGTACTGTAACCGCAGGTAATTCATCAGCTCTTTCTGATGGCGCATCAGCAATGCTGATCACCAGTGAAAATTATGCGAGAAACAAAGGCATAAAGCCAAGAGCACGGATTCGTTCCATGGCAGTTGTAGGCTGTGATCCGTCCACTATGGGATTCGGGCCAGTTCCTGCAACTGAATTAGCGCTCAAACGGGCGGGGTTATCATTAGCAGATATCGATGTTATTGAGTTAAATGAAGCTTTCGCGGCGCAGTCTATTGCGTGTTTAAAAGGCCTGAAATTGCCAGAAAATCAAATTGATGAAAAAGTGAACCTTAACGGTGGTGCTATCGCACTAGGCCACCCTTTAGGGTGCTCAGGAGCGAGGATCACCACCGCTTTACTGAATCAATTAGAGCAGAAGGATAAACAATTCGGTCTAGCAACTATGTGCATTGGGTTTGGGCAAGGGATAGCAACTATCATCGAGCGCATATAA
- the pepE gene encoding dipeptidase PepE: MEIFLLSNGKLPNNPVWLSYALPRIHKVIERKNIKSAVLVPYAVLRGSHDERAEQLSEALGIKVTSIEHFSSPVEAIEQAECILVSGGNTWWLNKCLHENGLIVAIQRAVRERNVPYIGWSAGCNVATPSIRTTNDMPVSNAAIMPSLGLFPLQINPHYIDAHISGHMGETRDERLQEFCVINPHETVVALREGSGLQIKGNTLEYFSGKGDGFKLFKHNQSFPEQFDTLSLKGLVPFDCQ, translated from the coding sequence ATGGAAATTTTTTTATTAAGTAATGGTAAGCTTCCAAATAACCCTGTTTGGCTGAGCTATGCATTACCTCGTATTCATAAAGTGATTGAGCGTAAAAATATTAAATCAGCGGTGCTTGTCCCTTATGCTGTTTTACGTGGCTCTCATGATGAAAGAGCTGAGCAATTAAGTGAGGCTTTAGGTATTAAAGTTACATCCATTGAACATTTCTCTAGCCCAGTAGAAGCGATTGAGCAGGCGGAATGTATATTAGTCAGTGGTGGAAACACTTGGTGGTTAAACAAGTGTTTACATGAAAATGGTCTGATTGTGGCAATTCAGCGTGCGGTGAGAGAGCGTAATGTGCCTTATATTGGCTGGAGCGCTGGTTGTAATGTTGCAACGCCTAGTATCCGCACAACTAATGACATGCCTGTCAGTAATGCGGCTATTATGCCATCTTTGGGTTTGTTCCCACTCCAAATTAACCCTCACTATATTGATGCTCATATTTCAGGCCACATGGGAGAAACACGCGACGAAAGATTACAAGAGTTCTGTGTGATTAACCCACATGAGACAGTGGTTGCTCTCAGAGAAGGAAGTGGCCTACAAATCAAAGGTAACACTTTAGAATATTTCAGTGGTAAAGGTGATGGGTTTAAATTATTTAAACATAATCAATCCTTCCCAGAACAATTTGATACTTTATCATTAAAAGGGCTGGTTCCATTTGATTGCCAATAA
- the tatB gene encoding Sec-independent protein translocase protein TatB gives MFDIGFSELLLVAVIGLVVLGPERLPVAVRTVAGWIRAMRSLAANVQNELSQELKLQELQETLKKVEEKAGMETLSPELKQSMDELRQAAQSLKSGYQATTDSVESELQKAKELTDNYDSAVKDAQTTVSQTQESDPDPEYAAKMAEVVEEPASTKGESSPEDNVDAKKNPNQIESEK, from the coding sequence GTGTTTGACATAGGTTTCAGTGAACTGCTGCTTGTTGCAGTTATAGGCCTTGTTGTACTGGGCCCTGAGCGTCTACCAGTAGCAGTAAGAACTGTTGCTGGTTGGATCCGTGCTATGCGCTCATTAGCTGCTAATGTGCAAAATGAATTGTCACAAGAGCTGAAATTACAAGAACTGCAAGAGACGTTGAAAAAAGTTGAGGAGAAAGCTGGTATGGAAACGCTTTCTCCTGAGCTAAAACAATCGATGGATGAACTCCGTCAAGCTGCCCAGTCTTTAAAATCGGGCTATCAAGCAACGACTGATAGTGTGGAAAGTGAATTGCAGAAAGCCAAAGAATTAACTGACAACTATGACAGTGCGGTTAAAGATGCGCAAACAACAGTTTCACAAACACAAGAGTCAGATCCTGATCCTGAATATGCAGCCAAAATGGCGGAAGTTGTTGAGGAGCCTGCATCTACCAAAGGTGAAAGCAGTCCAGAAGACAATGTTGACGCAAAGAAAAACCCTAATCAGATAGAAAGCGAAAAATAG
- the ubiD gene encoding 4-hydroxy-3-polyprenylbenzoate decarboxylase, producing MKYRDLRDFIAQLEKQGELKRITMEVDPYLEMTEIADRTLRAGGPALLFENPKGYNMPVLCNLFGTTKRVAMGMGQEDIKALHDVGKLLAFLKEPDPPKGFRDLFDKLPKFKQVLNMPAKRLSSAPCQEQIWAGDDVDLTKIPVMHCWPEDAAPLITWGLTVTRGPNKERQNLGIYRQQVLGKNKLIMRWLSHRGGALDFQEWCQQHPGERFPVAVALGADPATILGAVTPVPDTLSEYAFAGLLRGNKTEVVKCISNDLEVPAGAEIILEGYIEQGELAPEGPYGDHTGYYNEIDSFPVFTVTHVTQRRDAIYHSTYTGRPPDEPAVLGEALNEVLVPILQKQFPEIVDFYLPPEGCSYRLAVVTMKKQYAGHAKRVMMGVWSYLRQFMYTKFVIVCDDDINARDWKDVIWAITTRMDPARDTVMMENTPIDYLDFASPVSGLGSKMGLDATNKWPGETNREWGRPIVMDEAVKSRVDDIWEQLNIFGK from the coding sequence ATGAAATACCGTGACCTAAGAGACTTCATTGCCCAGCTAGAAAAGCAAGGCGAATTAAAACGTATTACGATGGAGGTTGATCCTTACCTCGAAATGACGGAAATAGCCGATCGTACTCTTAGAGCAGGAGGGCCGGCCTTATTATTTGAAAATCCCAAAGGCTATAACATGCCTGTTCTGTGTAACTTATTTGGCACAACCAAACGAGTTGCTATGGGAATGGGGCAAGAAGATATTAAAGCATTGCATGATGTTGGCAAATTGCTGGCTTTTCTAAAAGAACCGGATCCTCCGAAAGGGTTCCGTGACCTATTTGATAAATTACCTAAATTTAAGCAAGTGTTGAATATGCCTGCAAAAAGGCTGAGTTCAGCACCTTGCCAAGAACAAATTTGGGCGGGTGACGATGTCGATTTAACAAAAATCCCAGTCATGCATTGCTGGCCAGAAGATGCAGCTCCTTTAATTACTTGGGGTTTAACGGTCACTCGAGGGCCAAACAAAGAACGCCAAAATTTGGGGATCTACCGACAACAAGTTTTGGGTAAAAACAAACTTATCATGCGTTGGCTTTCACACCGTGGTGGGGCGCTTGATTTTCAAGAGTGGTGCCAACAGCACCCAGGTGAACGATTCCCCGTTGCAGTTGCATTAGGGGCAGATCCTGCAACTATTTTAGGTGCAGTGACGCCTGTACCAGATACCCTATCTGAATATGCATTTGCTGGTTTATTACGTGGCAATAAAACTGAAGTTGTGAAATGTATTTCTAATGATCTTGAAGTACCGGCTGGTGCTGAGATCATTCTTGAAGGCTATATTGAGCAAGGGGAGCTGGCGCCAGAAGGGCCATATGGTGACCATACTGGTTATTATAATGAAATTGATAGTTTCCCTGTATTTACTGTTACTCATGTAACTCAACGTCGCGATGCTATTTATCATTCGACCTATACAGGGCGCCCGCCTGATGAACCCGCAGTGCTCGGCGAAGCATTAAATGAAGTGCTAGTGCCAATTTTACAAAAACAGTTCCCTGAGATCGTTGATTTTTACTTACCGCCAGAAGGTTGTTCATATCGCCTAGCTGTTGTCACAATGAAAAAACAATATGCAGGCCATGCCAAAAGGGTAATGATGGGGGTTTGGTCATATCTTCGACAGTTTATGTATACAAAATTTGTCATTGTTTGTGATGATGATATCAATGCTCGAGATTGGAAAGATGTGATATGGGCAATAACAACACGCATGGATCCTGCTCGTGATACTGTTATGATGGAAAATACGCCAATAGATTATCTTGATTTTGCTTCACCAGTATCAGGTTTAGGTTCAAAAATGGGGCTAGATGCAACGAATAAATGGCCTGGAGAAACAAATCGGGAATGGGGACGGCCAATTGTGATGGATGAAGCAGTGAAGTCACGTGTAGATGATATTTGGGAACAATTGAATATTTTTGGAAAATAA
- the tatA gene encoding twin-arginine translocase TatA/TatE family subunit yields the protein MESTIATAAFGSPWQLIIIALLIILIFGTKKLRSLGSDLGESLKGFKKAMNDDEAAKSAKEEQEKQDADFATKNITEQQATEKKDSPVESKNKEQG from the coding sequence ATGGAATCAACTATTGCAACGGCTGCTTTTGGTAGCCCTTGGCAACTTATCATTATTGCTCTACTTATTATTTTAATTTTCGGCACCAAAAAACTGCGTTCTCTGGGTTCGGATTTAGGCGAGTCATTGAAAGGCTTTAAAAAAGCGATGAATGATGATGAAGCTGCTAAGTCTGCAAAAGAAGAGCAAGAGAAACAAGATGCTGATTTTGCAACCAAAAATATTACAGAGCAACAGGCTACCGAAAAGAAAGATAGTCCAGTTGAGAGCAAAAACAAAGAGCAGGGTTAA
- the tatC gene encoding Sec-independent protein translocase subunit TatC: MAVNDTQPLISHLIELRKRLLNCLITVLIVFAALAYFSNDIYRLVAAPLIDKLPVGSQMSATDVASTFFTPIKLTMMVSVFLSIPVILYQIWAFIAPALYKHERRLMLPLLVSSSFLFYLGMAFAYFVVFPLAFGFFVKTTPDSVNFIPDISKYLSFVMTLFMAFGAAFEVPIAIILLCWTGVTTPESLKRKRPYILVGAFIIGMFLTPPDVLSQTLLAVPMYLLFELGVLLSNFYVGKGRRKPENDEEEHDEQ, encoded by the coding sequence ATGGCTGTAAATGATACTCAACCACTTATTAGCCACCTAATTGAATTAAGGAAGCGGCTACTAAACTGTTTGATCACGGTTTTAATTGTATTTGCTGCTCTGGCTTACTTTTCAAATGATATTTATCGGCTAGTTGCTGCTCCTTTGATTGATAAGCTGCCTGTTGGCTCTCAAATGAGTGCAACCGACGTGGCATCCACATTCTTTACCCCAATTAAGCTAACGATGATGGTATCGGTATTTCTTTCGATACCTGTGATCCTTTATCAAATTTGGGCATTTATCGCGCCTGCGTTATATAAACATGAACGTAGATTGATGCTGCCTTTATTGGTTTCTAGTAGTTTCCTTTTCTATTTGGGAATGGCATTCGCCTATTTTGTGGTTTTCCCATTAGCATTTGGTTTCTTTGTCAAAACTACTCCTGATAGCGTTAATTTTATTCCTGATATTAGTAAATATCTGAGTTTTGTGATGACGCTATTTATGGCATTTGGTGCAGCATTTGAAGTGCCTATAGCCATTATTCTATTATGTTGGACTGGTGTTACAACACCTGAATCATTAAAGCGCAAACGCCCATACATTTTAGTCGGTGCTTTTATTATTGGGATGTTTTTGACGCCACCAGACGTGCTATCTCAAACGTTACTTGCAGTTCCAATGTATTTGCTATTTGAGCTTGGCGTTCTTCTTTCCAATTTCTATGTTGGTAAAGGCCGACGTAAACCGGAAAATGACGAAGAAGAGCACGATGAGCAGTAA
- the rfaH gene encoding transcription/translation regulatory transformer protein RfaH, with product MEKWYLLYCKRGQIDRAMEHLNRQDVICMTPMADIEKVIRGKRTIVKEPLFPNYLFVKFDHNAIHTTTIQSTRGVSHFVRFGQLPAIVPDELIELLQQTELSHLIAPETPIHGDSVLITEGIFAGIQAIYDEPNGETRSILLLNILNKSVTKVLDNTQFKKLPQ from the coding sequence ATGGAAAAGTGGTATCTGTTATATTGTAAACGCGGCCAAATCGATAGGGCTATGGAGCACCTGAATAGACAAGATGTTATCTGCATGACACCAATGGCAGATATTGAAAAAGTCATTCGAGGAAAACGCACCATAGTCAAGGAGCCTCTATTTCCTAATTATTTATTTGTCAAATTTGATCATAATGCGATCCATACAACCACGATACAATCAACACGTGGGGTTAGCCACTTTGTTCGTTTTGGACAATTACCCGCCATTGTGCCTGATGAGCTTATTGAGTTATTACAGCAAACTGAGCTTTCCCATCTTATTGCCCCAGAAACTCCTATCCATGGTGATAGCGTTCTAATTACTGAAGGGATCTTTGCAGGTATTCAAGCCATATACGACGAACCCAATGGCGAAACACGATCAATCCTCTTACTTAATATCTTGAATAAGAGTGTCACCAAGGTTCTTGATAATACCCAATTCAAAAAACTACCTCAGTAA